In one Plasmodium falciparum 3D7 genome assembly, chromosome: 14 genomic region, the following are encoded:
- a CDS encoding ribosome maturation protein SBDS, putative — MVGALFQPINQVKFTNVAIVKYKYKGKKFEIACYKNKIIDWKNGTELNIDDVLQSHLIFTNISKGEIAKKSELNSCFQSDDNYKICKTILEKGTLQISNKERAILKEKIYKDMIEILHEMSVNPQTGYPISTNMIESMVKNIGYSINIDDSAKKQALKVFDTLSKEYDDIIQRAFMRIQIIYDDIIKDELINLLNTNNVIIEEENIMNNMKREDNVKSKDNETDSYYNNNLNDEKDDHINVVDSNLEFKENNKSDNTNTIHNVIHSDIKLQDIVEENNHITMYYETYVNEEIQINYIKDRENESMPHKINDNVNDSVSSSMNNNTHNSLDDNNISNEDKIKKTIESNNNIVEEKHRKSEKNEKDDTSLDHMSDRYKISGKKKNKSEKEKEKEKEKEKKDRHIETYKTVFLCYPCVYRSIEDFTKSHKKNCSNKILNNNVKIVTSNKKKETNVNRDTETQSCENKNNDDKNKNKKNKKNKNNKNSKNNKNNNDDDNSMTNEMSEEDNIKSSNKKDRKNKSKNKKDQINDQSILNTKDDLKNNNKFNYEENQNKNYICNNDNISNCQKELNSNNNNKLNSVDVIMCTSCLTKIEKSNYKLHCRSDFHVYNVKRKYKKLPPISLEEYREIDFDVSHFHVDM; from the exons ATGGTGGGAGCATTATTTCAGCCAATCAATCAAGTGAAGTTTACAAATGTTGCTATagtgaaatataaatataaagggAAAAAGTTTGAAATAGCTtgttacaaaaataaaattattgatTGGAAAAAtg gAACGGAATTAAATATAGATGATGTTCTTCAGtctcatttaatttttaccaATATATCCAAAGGGGAAATAGCTAAAAAGTCAGAATTAAATTCTTGTTTTCAATCAGACgacaattataaaatatgtaaaaccATTTTGGAGAAag GCACCCTACAAATAAGTAACAAAGAAAGAGCCATactaaaagaaaaaatttacaaGGATATGATTGAAATATTACATGAAATGAGTGTAAACCCTCAGACGGGCTACCCTATTTCAACAAATATGATTGAAA gtATGGTTAAAAATATTGGATATAGCATAAATATTGATGACAGCGCAAAAAAACAAGCACTAAAAGTGTTTGACACCTTAAGTAAAgaatatgatgatataattCAAAGAGCCTTTATGCggattcaaataatatacgacgatataataaaagacgAATTAATAAATCTTTTAAATACGAATAATGTCATTATTGAAGaggaaaatattatgaataatatgaaaagagAAGATAATGTAAAATCGAAGGATAATGAAACAGATAgctattataataataatttaaatgatgaaaaagatGATCATATAAATGTTGTAGATAGTAATTTAgaatttaaagaaaataataaatcagaTAACACAAATACTATTCATAATGTAATACATTCTGATATTAAATTACAAGATATTGTTGAggaaaataatcatataacaATGTATTATGAAACATATGTGAACGAAGAAATTCAAATAAATTACATAAAAGATAGAGAAAATGAATCTATGcctcataaaataaatgataatgtaAATGATAGTGTGTCTAGtagtatgaataataatacacataATAGTTTAgacgataataatatatctaatgaggacaaaataaaaaaaactattgagagtaataataatattgtggAAGAAAAACATCGAAAAAGtgaaaaaaacgaaaaagaTGATACATCACTTGACCACATGAGTGATCGTTATAAAATaagtggaaaaaaaaaaaacaaatctgaaaaagaaaaggaaaaggaaaaggaaaaagaaaaaaaagacagACACATAGAAACATATAAAACtgtatttttatgttatccATGTGTATATAGATCTATTGAAGATTTTACAAaatcacataaaaaaaattgctccaataaaattttaaataataatgtaaaaattGTCAcatcaaacaaaaaaaaagaaactaaTGTCAATAGAGATACGGAAACTCAATCTTGTGAgaacaaaaataatgatgataagaataaaaataaaaaaaacaaaaaaaataaaaataacaaaaatagtaaaaacaataaaaataataatgatgatgataatagtaTGACGAATGAAATGAGTGAAGAAGATAACATTAAAAGTAGTAATAAGAaagatagaaaaaataaaagtaaaaataaaaaggatcaAATAAATGATCAAAGTATACTAAATACTAAagatgatttaaaaaataataataaatttaattatgaggaaaatcaaaataaaaattatatttgtaataatgataatataagcAATTGTCAAAAGGAATTAaatagtaacaataataacaaattaaaTTCAGTTGATGTTATAATGTGCACTAGTTGTTTAACCAAAATCGAAAAaagtaattataaattacatTGCAGAAGCGATTTTCATGTATATAATGTCAAGAGaaagtataaaaaattacCACCCATTTCGTTAGAAGAATATCGAGAAATAGATTTTGACGTCTCTCATTTTCATGTTGATATGTGA